A stretch of the Ornithodoros turicata isolate Travis chromosome 4, ASM3712646v1, whole genome shotgun sequence genome encodes the following:
- the LOC135390910 gene encoding ribitol-5-phosphate transferase FKTN-like isoform X3, with protein MRGAEVTSLASQCGTVSGRRVWPSEQIPDSDVCLNFVCSRCRAILCFCSLEAALLILKEEDFLAAFPAKGAKPVKLSVPNPKILAHGLQVLIPTHYFLSLKTQTIHIVVFHERPGNFWWHAAANMSADLPFDAKTDISYVKTDGAYDRVEILPISLNDIETFAPAPPETFLKDQPFIECNTTRARLFHTLHGRDESPEAELFRLKVRRLLVKVKQLLDQLDVPFWISSGTCLGFYRQCDVIPYTTDVDIGIFIKDYKPEIISVFSMYDLPLTHLFGKVEDSYELSFRDKDIKLDVFFFYEEDSYVWNGGTQARTGKKFKYIFPIFQLCWTEFLDLKLRIPCETNKYIEANYGQSWFQPLKQWDWKASPPNVAENGVWPVEEWSQVIQLFPLQDF; from the exons ATGCGCGGCGCGGAAGTGACGTCCTTGGCATCACAGTGTGGTACGGTTTCCGGTCGCCGCGTCTGGCCGAGTGAGCAGATTCCCGATTCTGATGTCTGCTTGAATTTTGTTTGCTCTCGCTGTCGTGCAATATTATGTTTCTGTTCCTTAGAAGCAGCACTATTGATATTAAAG GAGGAGGACTTTCTCGCCGCATTTCCAGCGAAGGGGGCAAAACCGGTGAAACTGTCCGTCCCAAACCCAAAGATTCTGGCTCACGGCTTGCAAGTGCTCATCCCAACGCATTACTTCCTGTCACTGAAAACGCAAACGATACACATAGTCGTCTTTCACGAACGTCCTGGAAACTTCTGGTGGCACGCTGCAGCAAACATGTCCGCCGACCTCCCATTTGACGCAAAGACGGACATATCCTACGTGAAAACTGACGGTGCTTACGACAG GGTCGAAATACTTCCCATATCGCTTAACGACATAGAAACCTTTGCGCCCGCACCTCCGGAGACATTTCTGAAGGATCAGCCATTCATTGAGTGCAACACAACGCGTGCACGGCTGTTTCACACGCTGCACGGCCGCGATGAAAGCCCCGAGGCGGAATTGTTCCGCCTCAAAGTTCGCCGTCTGCTTGTCAAAGTGAAGCAGCTCTTGGACCAGCTCGATGTGCCGTTTTGGATCAGCAGTGGAACGTGCCTAG GTTTCTACCGTCAGTGTGACGTTATTCCTTACACGACTGACGTGGACATCGGAATTTTTATTAAGGACTACAAGCCCGAAATTATTTCCGTGTTCTCGATGTATGACCTGCCTCTTACGCATCTGTTTGGCAAG GTTGAAGATAGCTACGAACTTTCATTTCGAGATAAGGACATTAAACTGGATGTCTTTTTCTTCTACGAGGAAGATAGCTACGTGTGGAATGGTGGAACACAAGCCAGGACAGGCAAAAAATTTAA GTACATATTCCCAATATTCCAACTCTGCTGGACAGAGTTTCTAGACCTCAAACTTAGAATTCCATGTGAGACAAATAAATACATCGAAGCTAACTACGGCCAGAGCTGGTTTCAGCCACTGAAACAGTGGGACTGGAAAGCGAGTCCACCAAATGTTGCGGAGAATGGTGTCTGGCCAGTGGAAGAGTGGTCTCAGGTCATCCAGCTGTTTCCGCTGCAAGATTTCTAA
- the LOC135390910 gene encoding ribitol-5-phosphate transferase FKTN-like isoform X2, whose product MSGNLFRILCLLVCGVGLLFLQSFLLQYISKKGKVPHEEKRWDIKDVLDTARKTNFPLFVLDPNILQCFLERSTADDRPTCLELLPKQPIVQFGSLGQFASRLEEDFLAAFPAKGAKPVKLSVPNPKILAHGLQVLIPTHYFLSLKTQTIHIVVFHERPGNFWWHAAANMSADLPFDAKTDISYVKTDGAYDRVEILPISLNDIETFAPAPPETFLKDQPFIECNTTRARLFHTLHGRDESPEAELFRLKVRRLLVKVKQLLDQLDVPFWISSGTCLGFYRQCDVIPYTTDVDIGIFIKDYKPEIISVFSMYDLPLTHLFGKVEDSYELSFRDKDIKLDVFFFYEEDSYVWNGGTQARTGKKFKYIFPIFQLCWTEFLDLKLRIPCETNKYIEANYGQSWFQPLKQWDWKASPPNVAENGVWPVEEWSQVIQLFPLQDF is encoded by the exons ATGAGCGGAAATTTGTTTAGGATTCTATGCCTTCTAGTCTGCGGTGTTGGCTTGCTCTTTCTGCAATCATTTCTTCTGCAGTACATCTCTAAGAAG GGAAAGGTTCCCCACGAAGAAAAAAGATGG GATATCAAGGACGTCTTAGACACTGCAAGGAAAACAAACTTTCCACTTTTCGTCTTGGATCCAAACATTCTACAATGTTTCCTGGAGAGGTCGACTGCGGATGATAGACCAACTTGCTTGGAACTTCTGCCAAAGCAGCCGATTGTTCAGTTCGGTTCTTTAGGACAGTTTGCGTCGCGGCTG GAGGAGGACTTTCTCGCCGCATTTCCAGCGAAGGGGGCAAAACCGGTGAAACTGTCCGTCCCAAACCCAAAGATTCTGGCTCACGGCTTGCAAGTGCTCATCCCAACGCATTACTTCCTGTCACTGAAAACGCAAACGATACACATAGTCGTCTTTCACGAACGTCCTGGAAACTTCTGGTGGCACGCTGCAGCAAACATGTCCGCCGACCTCCCATTTGACGCAAAGACGGACATATCCTACGTGAAAACTGACGGTGCTTACGACAG GGTCGAAATACTTCCCATATCGCTTAACGACATAGAAACCTTTGCGCCCGCACCTCCGGAGACATTTCTGAAGGATCAGCCATTCATTGAGTGCAACACAACGCGTGCACGGCTGTTTCACACGCTGCACGGCCGCGATGAAAGCCCCGAGGCGGAATTGTTCCGCCTCAAAGTTCGCCGTCTGCTTGTCAAAGTGAAGCAGCTCTTGGACCAGCTCGATGTGCCGTTTTGGATCAGCAGTGGAACGTGCCTAG GTTTCTACCGTCAGTGTGACGTTATTCCTTACACGACTGACGTGGACATCGGAATTTTTATTAAGGACTACAAGCCCGAAATTATTTCCGTGTTCTCGATGTATGACCTGCCTCTTACGCATCTGTTTGGCAAG GTTGAAGATAGCTACGAACTTTCATTTCGAGATAAGGACATTAAACTGGATGTCTTTTTCTTCTACGAGGAAGATAGCTACGTGTGGAATGGTGGAACACAAGCCAGGACAGGCAAAAAATTTAA GTACATATTCCCAATATTCCAACTCTGCTGGACAGAGTTTCTAGACCTCAAACTTAGAATTCCATGTGAGACAAATAAATACATCGAAGCTAACTACGGCCAGAGCTGGTTTCAGCCACTGAAACAGTGGGACTGGAAAGCGAGTCCACCAAATGTTGCGGAGAATGGTGTCTGGCCAGTGGAAGAGTGGTCTCAGGTCATCCAGCTGTTTCCGCTGCAAGATTTCTAA
- the LOC135390910 gene encoding ribitol-5-phosphate transferase FKTN-like isoform X1, translating into MRGAEVTSLASQCGTVSGRRVWPSEQIPDSDVCLNFVCSRCRAILCFCSLEAALLILKGKVPHEEKRWDIKDVLDTARKTNFPLFVLDPNILQCFLERSTADDRPTCLELLPKQPIVQFGSLGQFASRLEEDFLAAFPAKGAKPVKLSVPNPKILAHGLQVLIPTHYFLSLKTQTIHIVVFHERPGNFWWHAAANMSADLPFDAKTDISYVKTDGAYDRVEILPISLNDIETFAPAPPETFLKDQPFIECNTTRARLFHTLHGRDESPEAELFRLKVRRLLVKVKQLLDQLDVPFWISSGTCLGFYRQCDVIPYTTDVDIGIFIKDYKPEIISVFSMYDLPLTHLFGKVEDSYELSFRDKDIKLDVFFFYEEDSYVWNGGTQARTGKKFKYIFPIFQLCWTEFLDLKLRIPCETNKYIEANYGQSWFQPLKQWDWKASPPNVAENGVWPVEEWSQVIQLFPLQDF; encoded by the exons ATGCGCGGCGCGGAAGTGACGTCCTTGGCATCACAGTGTGGTACGGTTTCCGGTCGCCGCGTCTGGCCGAGTGAGCAGATTCCCGATTCTGATGTCTGCTTGAATTTTGTTTGCTCTCGCTGTCGTGCAATATTATGTTTCTGTTCCTTAGAAGCAGCACTATTGATATTAAAG GGAAAGGTTCCCCACGAAGAAAAAAGATGG GATATCAAGGACGTCTTAGACACTGCAAGGAAAACAAACTTTCCACTTTTCGTCTTGGATCCAAACATTCTACAATGTTTCCTGGAGAGGTCGACTGCGGATGATAGACCAACTTGCTTGGAACTTCTGCCAAAGCAGCCGATTGTTCAGTTCGGTTCTTTAGGACAGTTTGCGTCGCGGCTG GAGGAGGACTTTCTCGCCGCATTTCCAGCGAAGGGGGCAAAACCGGTGAAACTGTCCGTCCCAAACCCAAAGATTCTGGCTCACGGCTTGCAAGTGCTCATCCCAACGCATTACTTCCTGTCACTGAAAACGCAAACGATACACATAGTCGTCTTTCACGAACGTCCTGGAAACTTCTGGTGGCACGCTGCAGCAAACATGTCCGCCGACCTCCCATTTGACGCAAAGACGGACATATCCTACGTGAAAACTGACGGTGCTTACGACAG GGTCGAAATACTTCCCATATCGCTTAACGACATAGAAACCTTTGCGCCCGCACCTCCGGAGACATTTCTGAAGGATCAGCCATTCATTGAGTGCAACACAACGCGTGCACGGCTGTTTCACACGCTGCACGGCCGCGATGAAAGCCCCGAGGCGGAATTGTTCCGCCTCAAAGTTCGCCGTCTGCTTGTCAAAGTGAAGCAGCTCTTGGACCAGCTCGATGTGCCGTTTTGGATCAGCAGTGGAACGTGCCTAG GTTTCTACCGTCAGTGTGACGTTATTCCTTACACGACTGACGTGGACATCGGAATTTTTATTAAGGACTACAAGCCCGAAATTATTTCCGTGTTCTCGATGTATGACCTGCCTCTTACGCATCTGTTTGGCAAG GTTGAAGATAGCTACGAACTTTCATTTCGAGATAAGGACATTAAACTGGATGTCTTTTTCTTCTACGAGGAAGATAGCTACGTGTGGAATGGTGGAACACAAGCCAGGACAGGCAAAAAATTTAA GTACATATTCCCAATATTCCAACTCTGCTGGACAGAGTTTCTAGACCTCAAACTTAGAATTCCATGTGAGACAAATAAATACATCGAAGCTAACTACGGCCAGAGCTGGTTTCAGCCACTGAAACAGTGGGACTGGAAAGCGAGTCCACCAAATGTTGCGGAGAATGGTGTCTGGCCAGTGGAAGAGTGGTCTCAGGTCATCCAGCTGTTTCCGCTGCAAGATTTCTAA